In one window of Bradyrhizobium sp. AZCC 1721 DNA:
- a CDS encoding TetR family transcriptional regulator, with product MTDRRSPSVSSRKQPQQARSTELVAAILGAAIQVLEKEGAQRFTTARVAEKAGVSVGSLYQYFPNKAAILFRLQSDEWRQTTELLRGILEDVRRPPLERLRTLVHAFIRSECDEAAVRVALDDAAPLYRDAPEAHEARASGDRTVQLFMQEALPEASEATRALAGELITTTLSAVGKQFSESPRTPAEIETYADAMADMFCAYLKGLAHRGDDQAELDVTG from the coding sequence ATGACCGATCGCCGAAGTCCTTCAGTTTCCTCGCGAAAACAGCCCCAGCAGGCCCGCTCGACTGAGCTCGTCGCGGCGATCCTGGGTGCTGCTATTCAGGTTTTGGAGAAGGAAGGCGCGCAACGCTTCACGACGGCGCGGGTGGCCGAGAAGGCCGGCGTCAGCGTCGGATCGCTGTATCAATACTTCCCGAACAAGGCGGCGATCCTCTTCCGCCTCCAGAGCGACGAATGGCGGCAGACGACCGAGCTGCTGCGCGGCATCCTTGAGGACGTCCGGAGACCGCCGCTCGAACGGCTGCGTACGCTGGTCCACGCCTTCATCCGCTCGGAATGCGATGAGGCCGCGGTGCGTGTCGCACTCGATGACGCTGCCCCGCTCTACCGCGATGCGCCGGAGGCGCACGAAGCGAGGGCGTCGGGGGACCGCACTGTCCAGCTCTTCATGCAGGAAGCGCTGCCCGAAGCCTCAGAGGCGACACGTGCATTGGCCGGTGAGCTGATCACAACGACGCTCAGCGCGGTGGGAAAGCAGTTTTCGGAAAGTCCTCGAACCCCTGCCGAGATCGAGACCTATGCCGACGCCATGGCGGATATGTTTTGCGCCTACCTCAAAGGGCTCGCGCACCGCGGAGACGATCAGGCGGAGCTTGACGTCACGGGGTGA
- a CDS encoding 2-hydroxyacid dehydrogenase, with protein sequence MPEKVLIYSRFPKAQMERFGERFELLNAAGKAPNEVFSAEQLADIRALITAGGTPLRGDAMDMMPKLGAIICYGTGYDGVDLVAAAKRKIAVGHSPGANAASVADIAVTLMLAATRRLLVADDYVRGGSWAAAKPSPMMRPQAGMLGRKIGVYGMGEIGRKIAARVAAFETEVGYFSRRQHDVPYQYFPTLDALAEWCSVLMIAVRAGADTNHAVDANILRKLGREGYVVNISRGSVIDQPALIAALSDQTIAGAGLDVYAKEPHAPDALTALPNVVLSPHIGGHTLESHVAMQNCVLANLEAFFAGKPLAHPVTSSSA encoded by the coding sequence ATGCCCGAGAAAGTCCTGATCTATTCGCGTTTCCCGAAAGCCCAGATGGAGCGCTTTGGCGAACGCTTTGAACTGCTGAACGCCGCCGGCAAGGCGCCGAATGAGGTGTTCTCCGCCGAGCAACTTGCGGACATCAGAGCGCTGATCACGGCGGGCGGCACGCCGCTTCGTGGCGACGCGATGGACATGATGCCGAAACTGGGCGCGATCATCTGCTACGGCACCGGCTATGACGGCGTCGATCTGGTGGCGGCGGCGAAACGGAAGATCGCCGTCGGTCACAGCCCAGGCGCCAATGCGGCGTCGGTCGCGGACATCGCGGTCACGCTGATGCTGGCGGCTACGCGGCGGTTACTGGTGGCTGACGATTACGTACGGGGCGGCAGTTGGGCGGCCGCAAAGCCTTCGCCGATGATGCGACCGCAGGCGGGCATGCTTGGCCGAAAAATCGGCGTCTACGGCATGGGCGAAATCGGCCGCAAGATCGCGGCGCGGGTGGCCGCGTTCGAGACCGAGGTCGGCTATTTCAGCCGTCGCCAGCACGACGTTCCCTATCAATATTTTCCGACGCTTGATGCGCTGGCCGAATGGTGCAGTGTCCTGATGATCGCGGTGCGTGCGGGCGCGGACACCAACCACGCCGTTGACGCCAATATCCTGCGCAAGCTCGGCAGGGAGGGTTATGTCGTCAACATTTCGCGCGGCTCGGTGATCGACCAGCCGGCCCTGATCGCGGCGCTGTCGGACCAGACCATCGCCGGCGCAGGCCTCGACGTCTACGCCAAGGAGCCGCATGCGCCGGACGCCCTGACGGCGCTGCCCAATGTCGTGCTCTCTCCGCACATCGGCGGCCATACGCTGGAGTCGCATGTGGCGATGCAGAACTGCGTGTTGGCCAATCTTGAGGCGTTCTTTGCCGGTAAGCCGCTCGCTCACCCCGTGACGTCAAGCTCCGCCTGA
- the rplA gene encoding 50S ribosomal protein L1, which translates to MAIGKRLKKVREGIDREKLYPLADAIKMVKERATSKFDETIEIAINLGVDPRHADQMVRGVVNLPNGTGRTLRVGVFARGAKADEAKAAGADVVGAEDLVEKVQGGTIDFDRCIATPDMMPLVGRLGKVLGPRGMMPNPKIGTVTMDVTSAVKGAKGGSVEFRVEKAGIVQAGVGKASFSEEKLVQNVKALADAVAKAKPAGAKGTYIQRVAVSSTMGPGVKVEPGTLLG; encoded by the coding sequence ATGGCAATCGGAAAACGTTTGAAGAAGGTCCGTGAGGGCATCGACCGCGAGAAGCTCTATCCGCTCGCGGATGCCATCAAGATGGTCAAGGAACGCGCCACGTCGAAGTTCGACGAGACGATCGAGATCGCGATCAATCTCGGCGTCGACCCGCGCCACGCCGACCAGATGGTTCGCGGCGTCGTCAACCTGCCGAACGGCACCGGCCGCACGCTGCGCGTCGGCGTGTTCGCCCGTGGCGCCAAAGCGGACGAAGCCAAGGCTGCCGGTGCTGACGTCGTCGGCGCCGAAGACCTGGTCGAGAAGGTCCAGGGCGGCACGATCGACTTCGACCGTTGTATCGCAACCCCCGACATGATGCCGCTGGTTGGCCGCCTCGGTAAGGTGCTCGGCCCGCGCGGCATGATGCCGAACCCGAAGATCGGCACCGTGACGATGGACGTCACGTCAGCCGTGAAGGGCGCCAAGGGCGGCTCGGTCGAATTCCGCGTCGAGAAGGCCGGCATCGTGCAGGCCGGTGTCGGCAAGGCGTCGTTCTCCGAGGAAAAGCTGGTGCAGAACGTCAAGGCGCTTGCGGATGCTGTGGCGAAGGCAAAGCCGGCCGGCGCCAAGGGTACCTACATCCAGCGCGTAGCGGTCTCCTCCACCATGGGCCCGGGCGTCAAGGTCGAGCCGGGCACGCTGCTCGGCTAG
- the rplK gene encoding 50S ribosomal protein L11, whose translation MAKKVTGYLKLQVPAGAANPSPPIGPALGQRGLNIMEFCKAFNAQTQKEEKNTPIPVIITIYADRSFTFEMKTPPMSYFLKQAAKIQSGSKAPGRDKAGQVTRAQVREIAEKKMKDLNCDSVESAMKMVEGSARSMGLEVAG comes from the coding sequence ATGGCAAAGAAAGTGACCGGATACCTGAAACTTCAGGTGCCGGCGGGTGCGGCCAATCCGTCTCCCCCGATCGGCCCCGCGCTTGGTCAGCGCGGCCTCAACATCATGGAATTCTGCAAGGCGTTCAACGCGCAGACGCAGAAGGAAGAAAAGAACACCCCGATCCCGGTGATCATCACCATCTATGCGGACCGTTCCTTCACTTTCGAGATGAAGACGCCGCCGATGTCCTACTTCCTCAAGCAGGCTGCCAAGATCCAGTCCGGCTCGAAAGCTCCGGGCCGCGACAAGGCGGGCCAGGTGACACGCGCGCAGGTGCGCGAGATCGCCGAGAAGAAGATGAAGGATCTCAATTGCGATTCCGTCGAGTCGGCCATGAAGATGGTCGAGGGCTCCGCCCGTTCGATGGGTCTGGAAGTTGCGGGGTAA
- the nusG gene encoding transcription termination/antitermination protein NusG: MDKRWYIVHAYSNFEKKVAESIREQAKQRGLEELFDQVLVPTEKVTEVRRGRKIDAERKFFPGYVLVKMKLTDEAFHLIKNTPKVTGFLGAENKPMPISESEAMHILQQVQEGVERPKATVSFEIGENVRVADGPFASFSGVVEEIDEARSRVKVAVSIFGRATPVELEFGQVEKV; the protein is encoded by the coding sequence ATGGACAAGCGCTGGTATATCGTTCACGCCTACTCGAATTTCGAGAAGAAGGTGGCGGAATCGATCCGCGAGCAGGCGAAGCAGCGCGGCCTCGAGGAACTGTTCGACCAGGTACTGGTGCCGACCGAGAAGGTCACCGAGGTGCGCCGCGGCCGCAAGATCGATGCCGAGCGCAAGTTCTTCCCGGGCTACGTGCTGGTGAAGATGAAACTGACCGACGAGGCGTTCCATCTCATCAAGAACACGCCAAAGGTGACGGGCTTCCTCGGCGCCGAAAACAAGCCGATGCCGATCTCCGAATCCGAGGCGATGCACATCCTGCAGCAGGTGCAGGAAGGTGTTGAGCGGCCGAAGGCCACGGTGTCGTTTGAAATCGGCGAGAACGTCCGCGTGGCCGATGGTCCGTTCGCGTCGTTCTCCGGCGTGGTCGAGGAAATTGACGAAGCGCGTTCGCGCGTGAAGGTCGCGGTGTCGATCTTCGGCCGCGCCACGCCCGTCGAACTGGAATTCGGTCAGGTCGAGAAGGTCTGA
- the secE gene encoding preprotein translocase subunit SecE: MAFSPFKFLQEVRSETAKVTWPTRRETTITTIMVFVMVALASIFFFLSDLIIRYVVTFLLGVQ, from the coding sequence ATGGCTTTCAGCCCGTTCAAATTCTTGCAGGAAGTGCGCTCGGAGACCGCCAAGGTCACCTGGCCGACGCGCCGCGAGACGACGATCACGACGATCATGGTCTTCGTCATGGTCGCATTGGCTTCGATCTTTTTCTTCCTGTCGGATTTGATCATCCGCTACGTCGTCACCTTCCTGCTGGGCGTCCAATGA
- a CDS encoding serine hydrolase domain-containing protein — protein MNAQTAARQTSAPQTPSLPQAKPETIGLSGVRLQRMSDAFKREVDKGTLPGATVMVARRGQIGWFDAIGRQSPAAGAPMAHDSIFRIFSMTKPIVSVGIMMLVEDGHFILGDPVAKFIPEFADQKVGVENNGQLELVPAKRQMTVQDLLRHTSGLTYDHTGNGLVQQLYQQSRLRSRKITNAEHATMIAGMPLICQPGAEWNYSRSTDVLGRIIEVVSGKSLGAFLTERILAPLQMAETAFHTSEANAGRLAEPFANDPWNGDKVQLFNMLEKPAMESGGGGLVSTTMDYARFCQMLLNGGALDGNRIIGRKTLELMASDHLAPGVKVSSPLMPPGHGFGLGFAVRTQRGIAPFPGSLGQFFWSGMAGTFFFIDPAEDLFTVFMMQGPGQREYIRNMLRDLVYAAVE, from the coding sequence ATGAACGCGCAGACCGCCGCCCGGCAGACTTCCGCCCCCCAGACCCCTTCGCTCCCGCAGGCCAAACCGGAAACCATAGGCCTCTCGGGCGTTCGCCTGCAGCGGATGTCGGACGCTTTCAAGCGGGAAGTGGACAAGGGAACCCTTCCCGGCGCCACCGTGATGGTGGCCCGGCGCGGCCAGATCGGCTGGTTCGATGCGATCGGCCGCCAGAGCCCGGCAGCCGGCGCGCCGATGGCGCATGACAGCATCTTCCGTATCTTCTCGATGACCAAGCCGATCGTCTCGGTCGGCATCATGATGCTGGTCGAGGACGGCCACTTCATCCTTGGCGATCCCGTCGCCAAATTCATTCCGGAGTTTGCCGACCAGAAGGTCGGCGTCGAAAACAACGGCCAGCTCGAGCTGGTGCCGGCGAAGCGGCAGATGACGGTTCAGGACCTGCTGCGGCATACGTCCGGCCTGACCTACGACCACACCGGTAACGGCCTCGTCCAGCAGCTCTATCAGCAGTCGCGGCTGCGCAGTCGCAAGATCACCAACGCCGAGCACGCGACCATGATCGCCGGCATGCCGCTGATCTGCCAGCCCGGCGCGGAATGGAACTACAGCCGCTCGACCGACGTCCTGGGCCGGATCATCGAAGTCGTCTCCGGCAAGTCGCTCGGCGCGTTCCTGACCGAACGCATCCTGGCACCGCTGCAGATGGCCGAGACCGCTTTCCATACCTCAGAAGCCAACGCCGGCCGCCTCGCCGAACCGTTCGCGAATGATCCGTGGAATGGCGACAAGGTGCAGCTCTTCAACATGCTGGAGAAGCCCGCGATGGAATCCGGCGGCGGCGGGCTGGTCTCAACCACCATGGACTATGCGCGGTTCTGCCAGATGCTGCTTAACGGCGGCGCGCTCGATGGTAACAGGATCATCGGCCGCAAGACGCTGGAATTGATGGCATCGGATCATCTCGCCCCAGGCGTGAAGGTCTCTTCGCCGCTGATGCCGCCCGGTCATGGTTTTGGCCTCGGCTTCGCGGTCCGCACTCAAAGAGGCATCGCGCCGTTCCCGGGATCGCTCGGCCAGTTCTTCTGGAGCGGCATGGCCGGCACGTTCTTCTTCATCGATCCCGCGGAAGACCTGTTCACGGTCTTCATGATGCAGGGGCCCGGCCAGCGCGAATACATCCGCAACATGCTGCGGGATCTGGTGTACGCGGCGGTAGAGTGA
- a CDS encoding SDR family NAD(P)-dependent oxidoreductase, producing MSLFDMTGKVAVITGSTRGIGRAIAERMAEHGAKVVISSRKQDVCDQVTKEINDKFGTGTAVAIAANISSKENLQNLVDESNRAFGKIDVLVCNAASNPYYGPLGGISDEQFRKILDNNIVANNWLINMVVPQMIERKDGSIIIVSSIGGLKGSTVLGAYAISKAADMQLARNLACEYGKHNIRVNCIAPGLIKTDFAKALWDNPETLKASTARSPLLRIGVPDEIAGAAVLMGSKAGDFMTGQTIVIDGGATIS from the coding sequence ATGAGCTTGTTCGATATGACCGGGAAAGTCGCCGTCATCACCGGCTCGACGCGCGGCATCGGCCGTGCCATCGCCGAGCGGATGGCCGAGCACGGCGCGAAGGTCGTGATCTCCTCGCGCAAGCAGGATGTTTGCGATCAGGTCACCAAGGAAATCAACGACAAGTTCGGCACGGGGACGGCGGTCGCGATCGCCGCGAACATTTCCAGCAAGGAAAACCTGCAAAATCTCGTCGACGAGTCCAACCGCGCCTTCGGCAAGATCGACGTGCTGGTTTGCAACGCCGCGTCCAATCCCTATTACGGCCCGCTCGGCGGCATCTCCGATGAACAGTTCCGCAAGATTCTGGACAACAACATCGTCGCCAACAATTGGCTGATCAACATGGTGGTGCCGCAGATGATCGAGCGCAAGGACGGCTCGATCATCATCGTCTCCTCGATCGGCGGGTTGAAGGGGTCGACCGTGCTCGGCGCCTACGCGATCTCGAAGGCGGCCGACATGCAACTCGCGCGCAATCTGGCCTGCGAATACGGCAAGCACAATATCCGCGTGAACTGCATCGCGCCCGGCCTGATCAAGACCGATTTTGCGAAAGCGCTGTGGGACAATCCGGAGACGCTGAAAGCTTCCACCGCGCGCTCGCCGCTCTTGCGCATCGGCGTGCCGGACGAAATCGCGGGCGCTGCGGTGCTGATGGGGTCGAAGGCCGGCGACTTCATGACGGGGCAGACCATCGTGATCGACGGCGGCGCGACGATCAGTTGA